Proteins encoded together in one Synechococcus sp. BL107 window:
- the gshA gene encoding glutamate--cysteine ligase produces the protein MTSPLLLKGFEVELFTGLPSGQNVGVASDVAAALDDFVTEPDCRNVEYITAPIAEYGQLSEALLQPRRRLRTWLASRNLTLLPGSTLSLGDSSCFERSDPENPYHSFIESTYGTRVVTASIHINLGITDPEWLFAAVRLVRCEAALLLALSASSPFLDGRFTGHHSQRWQQFPLTPAQVPLFRDHRHYIEWVEAQLACKSMRNERHLWTSVRPNGPARPHDLNRVELRICDLVTNPDELLAMTAFLELRLLSLRDQRERLDPLLASSLSADELATLSDSNDAAVAHASLEAELHHWKDGQTIRCSDWIQSLIDDVTPMAAQLNLESVLTPLHAVLKDGNQAMRWAAAHSKGDDISQLLQASIEEMKEQELQRPIARLSLG, from the coding sequence ATGACTTCACCTCTTTTACTCAAGGGCTTCGAAGTCGAGTTATTCACAGGATTACCCTCCGGCCAAAACGTTGGCGTCGCCAGCGATGTAGCGGCAGCTCTCGATGATTTCGTCACCGAACCTGACTGTCGCAATGTGGAGTACATCACAGCTCCAATCGCTGAATACGGCCAACTCAGCGAAGCGCTCCTTCAACCGCGTCGTCGGTTGAGAACCTGGCTCGCCTCCCGCAATCTCACCTTGCTTCCAGGCAGCACCCTCAGCCTCGGAGACAGCAGCTGCTTTGAGCGTTCTGATCCTGAGAATCCATATCACAGCTTTATTGAATCGACCTACGGCACGAGGGTTGTCACCGCCAGCATTCATATCAATCTCGGCATTACCGATCCCGAGTGGTTATTTGCAGCGGTGCGGCTCGTGCGCTGTGAAGCCGCCCTTCTTCTAGCGCTGAGCGCCAGCTCACCATTTTTAGATGGACGTTTCACAGGGCACCATTCCCAGCGTTGGCAACAATTTCCACTCACCCCCGCGCAGGTGCCCCTGTTTCGGGATCATCGCCATTACATCGAGTGGGTGGAAGCGCAATTGGCCTGCAAGAGCATGCGCAATGAGCGACACCTATGGACGTCAGTTCGACCCAATGGTCCAGCCCGTCCCCATGACTTGAATCGCGTCGAGCTTCGCATTTGCGACCTCGTCACAAACCCCGATGAGCTCCTCGCCATGACGGCGTTTCTCGAACTGAGATTGTTGTCGTTACGCGATCAGCGTGAACGCCTCGACCCGCTGCTCGCTAGTTCCCTCTCGGCAGACGAGCTGGCGACGCTCAGTGACAGCAATGATGCAGCTGTCGCTCACGCCAGCCTCGAGGCTGAACTCCACCACTGGAAAGACGGTCAGACCATTCGCTGCAGCGATTGGATCCAATCGCTGATCGATGACGTCACGCCTATGGCGGCACAACTCAATCTCGAATCAGTCCTCACGCCACTTCATGCGGTTCTCAAGGACGGAAATCAAGCGATGCGCTGGGCCGCAGCACATTCAAAGGGTGATGACATCTCGCAGTTACTTCAAGCCTCAATCGAAGAAATGAAGGAGCAAGAGCTCCAACGCCCCATCGCGCGCCTCTCTTTGGGATGA
- a CDS encoding anthranilate synthase component I, protein MFSPDRDAFRKAAANGANLIPLAQSWPADLETPLTTWIKVGANHPPGVLLESVEGGETLGRWSVIACDPLWTASARGNQLIRRWRDGREDSLEGNPLQSLRTWLNPYECVNLPGLPPLGQIYGMWGYELIQWIEPTVPVHPRLSSDPPDGIWMMMDAILIFDQVKRQITAVAFGDLTSGASEDEAWQSALARIERLRERMNAPLPAVEPLQWDANARDLPDVSSNRSQAEFETAVRTAKSHIAAGDVFQLVISQRLEAHVPQSPLELYRSLRMVNPSPYMAFFDFGDWQLIGSSPEVMVQAEPAANGIQASLRPIAGTRPRGKTPLEDRDLEVDLLADPKERAEHVMLVDLGRNDLGRVCLPGSVSVKDLMVIERYSHVMHIVSEVEGCLAPHHDVWDLLMASFPAGTVSGAPKIRAMQLIHALEPDARGPYSGVYGSVDLAGALNTAITIRTMVVQPNGSGGCRVKVQAGAGVVADSKPTAEYEETLNKARAMLTALACLNPAES, encoded by the coding sequence ATGTTCAGTCCTGATCGCGACGCCTTTCGCAAGGCTGCAGCCAACGGCGCCAATCTGATTCCATTGGCCCAGAGCTGGCCAGCAGATCTGGAAACGCCTCTCACCACCTGGATCAAGGTTGGTGCCAACCATCCACCAGGAGTTTTGCTGGAATCCGTCGAAGGGGGTGAAACCCTGGGTCGATGGAGTGTGATCGCTTGTGATCCCCTTTGGACAGCATCAGCAAGGGGCAATCAACTCATCCGGCGGTGGAGAGATGGACGTGAAGACAGTCTGGAAGGGAACCCCCTCCAATCCCTACGGACTTGGCTTAATCCTTACGAGTGCGTCAATTTGCCCGGGCTGCCGCCCCTCGGGCAGATCTACGGAATGTGGGGGTATGAGCTCATCCAATGGATTGAGCCCACCGTTCCCGTTCACCCCAGGCTGAGCAGCGATCCACCCGATGGGATCTGGATGATGATGGATGCCATCCTGATCTTCGATCAGGTGAAGCGCCAGATCACAGCCGTTGCCTTTGGTGATCTCACCAGCGGAGCCTCAGAAGATGAGGCCTGGCAGAGCGCTTTGGCCCGAATCGAAAGATTGAGGGAGCGCATGAACGCTCCACTTCCAGCGGTCGAGCCCTTGCAGTGGGATGCCAATGCTCGCGATCTGCCTGATGTTTCCAGCAATCGCAGCCAAGCCGAATTTGAAACGGCCGTTCGAACCGCCAAAAGCCATATCGCAGCGGGAGATGTGTTCCAGCTGGTGATCAGCCAGCGACTCGAGGCCCATGTTCCCCAGAGCCCATTGGAGCTTTACCGCAGCCTGCGGATGGTGAATCCCTCGCCATATATGGCCTTCTTCGATTTCGGTGATTGGCAGCTCATCGGATCCAGCCCTGAGGTCATGGTGCAAGCGGAACCAGCCGCCAACGGCATTCAGGCCAGCTTGCGTCCAATCGCCGGGACGCGACCCCGCGGGAAAACCCCACTGGAAGACCGAGACCTTGAAGTAGACCTGCTAGCCGACCCCAAGGAACGTGCCGAGCACGTCATGCTCGTTGACCTCGGACGAAATGATCTCGGGCGCGTCTGTTTACCCGGAAGTGTTTCCGTCAAAGACCTCATGGTGATTGAGCGCTACTCCCACGTGATGCACATCGTGAGTGAAGTGGAAGGATGTCTTGCTCCACACCATGACGTTTGGGATCTGCTCATGGCCTCATTCCCAGCAGGGACAGTGAGTGGCGCTCCAAAAATTCGGGCTATGCAACTCATCCATGCTCTGGAACCCGATGCGCGAGGGCCCTACTCAGGGGTGTACGGCTCCGTTGACTTGGCCGGTGCACTGAATACGGCCATCACGATCCGCACGATGGTCGTGCAACCCAATGGCAGCGGAGGCTGTCGGGTGAAGGTCCAAGCTGGGGCTGGCGTCGTGGCCGATTCCAAGCCAACGGCCGAATACGAAGAAACCCTCAACAAAGCCCGCGCCATGCTCACCGCTTTGGCTTGTTTAAACCCGGCTGAATCATGA
- the hemF gene encoding oxygen-dependent coproporphyrinogen oxidase: MVRALIRRVLGRQENDQSTPQLELPPTDSRDRARSMVMGLQDEICAGLEALDGEGRFQEESWVRPEGGGGRSRVMREGRVFEQGGVNFSEVQGNELPPSILKQRPEAKGHPWFATGTSMVLHPRNPYIPTVHLNYRYFEAGPVWWFGGGADLTPYYPFLDDARHFHRTHQQACNSVHPNLHKVFKPWCDEYFYLKHRNETRGVGGIFYDYQDSRGTLYKGQDPTGAAAKVSSELGATPLSWEQLFSLGQANGRAFLPSYAPIVEKRHATSYGDRERDFQLYRRGRYVEFNLVWDRGTIFGLQTNGRTESILMSLPPLVRWEYGYTAEAGSREALLTDLFTTPQDWLGDPSLEDRCRPHQAIN, encoded by the coding sequence ATGGTCCGCGCCCTGATTCGCCGCGTTCTCGGACGCCAGGAGAACGATCAATCCACGCCCCAGCTGGAGCTGCCGCCCACCGATTCGCGGGATCGGGCCCGTTCGATGGTGATGGGATTGCAAGACGAAATCTGCGCGGGTCTTGAGGCACTGGATGGGGAGGGGCGATTCCAAGAAGAAAGTTGGGTTCGCCCTGAGGGTGGAGGTGGCCGCTCGCGCGTGATGCGCGAAGGGCGGGTGTTTGAGCAGGGGGGTGTGAATTTCTCTGAGGTTCAGGGAAACGAGTTACCGCCCTCAATCCTGAAACAACGGCCAGAAGCCAAGGGACATCCTTGGTTTGCCACCGGGACGTCGATGGTGCTGCATCCCCGTAATCCCTATATCCCGACGGTGCATCTCAATTACCGGTATTTCGAGGCTGGTCCCGTCTGGTGGTTTGGAGGTGGAGCGGATCTCACGCCTTATTACCCCTTTCTCGACGATGCACGTCACTTCCATCGCACCCATCAACAGGCCTGCAATTCTGTGCATCCCAACCTGCACAAGGTGTTTAAGCCATGGTGCGACGAATACTTTTACTTGAAACACCGCAATGAAACCCGTGGTGTTGGTGGAATTTTTTATGACTACCAGGATTCGAGAGGAACGCTCTACAAGGGGCAGGATCCAACAGGGGCAGCAGCCAAGGTTTCATCGGAACTGGGTGCAACCCCGCTGAGTTGGGAACAACTGTTCAGCCTTGGTCAGGCCAATGGCAGAGCATTTTTGCCGTCCTATGCACCGATTGTCGAAAAGCGCCATGCGACGTCCTATGGCGATCGCGAGCGGGATTTTCAGCTCTACCGCCGTGGTCGCTATGTGGAGTTCAACCTTGTGTGGGATCGCGGCACGATTTTTGGACTCCAAACCAACGGTCGGACGGAATCGATCCTGATGTCGTTGCCACCACTGGTGCGTTGGGAGTACGGGTATACCGCTGAGGCTGGCTCTCGCGAAGCCCTTTTAACGGACTTGTTCACGACTCCCCAAGATTGGTTGGGCGATCCATCGCTTGAAGATCGTTGCCGGCCTCATCAGGCGATCAACTAA
- a CDS encoding Mrp/NBP35 family ATP-binding protein translates to MTSAEQATRALEQIKDAGSGKTTLELGWIDQVRITPPRAVFRLNLPGFAQSQRERIAAEARELLMGLEGINDVQIEVGQAPTPSQGSIGQAGHGQPAERQSIPGVRQVIAVSSGKGGVGKSTVAVNLACALAQQGLKVGLLDADIYGPNAPTMLGIANQTPEVTGSGDTQRIKPIESCGIAMVSMGLLIDEHQPVIWRGPMLNGIIRQFLYQAEWGERDVLVVDLPPGTGDAQLSLAQAVPMAGVIIVTTPQLVSLQDARRGLAMFRQLGIPVLGVVENMSAFIPPDMPDRRYALFGSGGGRRLADDYDVPLLAQVPMEMPVQEGGDSGSPIVISRSSSASAKEFTALAERVQQQVATPA, encoded by the coding sequence ATGACATCGGCCGAGCAGGCGACCAGGGCGCTCGAACAGATCAAAGACGCTGGAAGCGGCAAAACCACACTGGAACTTGGCTGGATTGATCAGGTCCGCATTACTCCGCCACGGGCAGTCTTTCGTCTCAATCTTCCTGGGTTTGCCCAAAGCCAGCGTGAACGTATTGCCGCTGAAGCTCGCGAGCTTTTGATGGGTCTTGAGGGAATCAACGACGTCCAAATTGAAGTGGGTCAAGCGCCCACTCCCAGCCAGGGCAGCATCGGCCAGGCGGGCCATGGTCAACCGGCTGAACGCCAATCGATTCCAGGTGTTCGTCAAGTCATCGCGGTTAGCAGCGGCAAAGGGGGCGTCGGCAAAAGCACGGTGGCCGTCAATCTCGCCTGCGCTTTGGCTCAACAAGGATTGAAGGTTGGCCTTTTAGATGCAGACATCTACGGCCCCAACGCTCCCACCATGCTGGGGATCGCCAACCAAACACCTGAAGTCACCGGCAGCGGAGACACGCAAAGAATCAAGCCGATTGAGAGTTGCGGCATCGCCATGGTGTCCATGGGACTCCTCATCGATGAGCATCAGCCAGTGATCTGGCGAGGGCCGATGCTGAATGGCATCATCCGCCAGTTTTTGTACCAGGCGGAATGGGGTGAACGGGACGTTCTCGTCGTGGATCTTCCGCCAGGTACCGGAGACGCACAGCTGTCCCTGGCTCAAGCGGTCCCCATGGCAGGCGTGATCATCGTGACGACGCCTCAACTGGTGTCGTTACAAGATGCCCGCCGTGGCTTAGCGATGTTTCGACAACTGGGGATCCCAGTTTTAGGTGTCGTTGAAAACATGAGCGCTTTCATTCCCCCCGACATGCCCGATCGGCGATACGCCCTATTCGGCAGTGGCGGAGGGCGTCGACTGGCCGATGACTATGACGTGCCGTTGTTGGCCCAAGTTCCGATGGAGATGCCCGTCCAGGAAGGTGGTGACAGCGGCAGTCCAATTGTGATCAGCCGCAGCAGCTCTGCGAGTGCAAAGGAGTTCACAGCCCTTGCCGAACGGGTTCAGCAACAGGTCGCGACGCCGGCCTGA
- a CDS encoding ribonuclease D: MAGSPSIPAEFAVFDGDLDASWTERYLQMPSLAVDTEAMGLIHGRDRLCLVQIADAQDRVACVRIGLGQSTAPNLQRLFEAASVEKVFHFARFDVAALAAGLDIAVQPLFCTKVGSRLGRTYTPRHGLKDLVMELVGVELDKGAQSSDWGRVDELTDVQLAYAANDVRYLLPARNQLETMLRREGRWELAQRCFTCIPVIAELDRMRFNQTFEH; this comes from the coding sequence ATGGCCGGTTCTCCTTCCATTCCTGCCGAGTTCGCTGTGTTCGATGGGGACTTGGATGCGTCTTGGACGGAGCGATATCTCCAAATGCCCAGTCTTGCGGTCGATACCGAAGCCATGGGTCTGATCCATGGCCGCGATCGCCTTTGTTTGGTTCAGATCGCTGATGCGCAAGATCGTGTCGCGTGCGTGCGGATCGGTCTGGGTCAATCCACTGCCCCCAACCTTCAGCGTTTGTTTGAGGCCGCATCCGTGGAGAAGGTGTTTCACTTCGCTCGCTTCGATGTGGCTGCCCTTGCGGCTGGGCTTGATATTGCTGTTCAGCCCTTGTTTTGCACCAAGGTGGGCAGCCGTTTGGGACGGACATACACCCCACGACACGGATTGAAGGACTTGGTGATGGAGTTGGTGGGAGTCGAACTCGATAAGGGAGCTCAGAGCAGCGATTGGGGACGGGTTGATGAGCTCACTGATGTGCAGCTCGCCTACGCCGCTAACGATGTTCGCTACTTACTCCCAGCGAGAAATCAGCTGGAAACGATGTTGCGTCGGGAGGGGCGCTGGGAGTTGGCGCAGCGCTGTTTCACCTGTATTCCCGTAATAGCTGAATTGGATCGGATGCGGTTTAACCAAACCTTTGAGCATTGA
- a CDS encoding photosystem I reaction center subunit II PsaD, with protein MTASALNGQLPQHIASTGGLLNSAETEEKYAITWSSNSAQAFELPTGGAAMMNSGENLMYFARKEQCLALGTQLRTKFKPRIEDFKIYRIYPGGDTEFLHPKDGVFSEKVNEGRPMVGHNPRRIGQNVDPSTIKFSGRNTYDS; from the coding sequence ATGACAGCATCGGCGTTGAATGGTCAGCTGCCTCAGCACATCGCCAGCACTGGTGGCTTGCTGAACTCCGCGGAAACAGAGGAGAAGTACGCGATCACCTGGAGCAGCAACTCAGCTCAAGCCTTTGAACTACCTACGGGTGGTGCAGCAATGATGAATTCGGGCGAAAATTTGATGTATTTCGCTCGCAAAGAGCAGTGCCTGGCACTTGGCACCCAATTGCGCACCAAGTTCAAGCCTCGGATCGAAGACTTCAAGATTTACCGCATCTATCCCGGCGGTGATACCGAATTCCTCCACCCCAAAGATGGTGTGTTCTCTGAAAAGGTGAATGAGGGACGTCCCATGGTGGGCCACAACCCCCGCCGGATCGGACAGAACGTCGACCCATCCACCATCAAATTCAGCGGTCGCAATACCTACGACTCTTAA
- a CDS encoding sensor histidine kinase KdpD codes for MSSPTFTDLRKRLAEGVHPGQCDEIGVRRLWWAALDTLQQELIRLNVSQGIWLAAPLPALHEPELLQHLQGWVWAPEHLDQLRRGVAALPARLGLPIKGGMEARGEGLFNYQRLALRHDDGQDPVLLVITPCLQVALALHGEPQQRQLLMRCDPTSLGDVLSLLGRRLKDQSPNDAEQLHAALEALGPLHSDDDFTGRFWPSIAERLTVSAPALMLQPVVSPATKPENASDDLNLLEALTHEVRTPLATIRTLIRSLVRRKDLPDLVMKRLKQIDVECSEQIDRFGLIFHAAELQRQPTEANLAHTDLESILRSLAPGWSEQLKRREISLSLDLDRGLPTVMSDSHRLEAMLGGLIDRSSRGLPGGSELHLGLQAAGARVKLQLHVVLPGSATSPANASPAREELGTVLSWDPTTGSLQLSQDATRQMMASLGGRYQPRRDRDLTVFFPVQSDAD; via the coding sequence TTGAGCTCACCCACCTTCACCGACCTGCGGAAGCGACTTGCCGAAGGAGTGCACCCTGGACAATGCGACGAGATCGGTGTTCGCCGCCTGTGGTGGGCGGCCCTGGACACCCTCCAACAGGAACTGATTCGCCTCAACGTCAGCCAAGGGATCTGGCTCGCAGCCCCCCTTCCAGCGCTACATGAACCCGAGCTCCTTCAACATCTCCAGGGATGGGTTTGGGCGCCAGAACATCTCGATCAATTGAGACGCGGGGTGGCGGCGCTACCGGCTCGCCTAGGACTCCCCATCAAAGGGGGAATGGAAGCTAGAGGCGAGGGGCTTTTCAACTACCAACGCCTTGCCTTGCGCCACGACGATGGCCAAGACCCTGTGCTTTTGGTCATCACACCTTGCTTGCAGGTGGCGTTGGCTCTGCATGGAGAACCGCAGCAACGTCAATTGCTGATGCGCTGCGACCCCACCAGCTTGGGCGACGTTTTGTCTCTGCTCGGACGACGCTTAAAAGATCAATCTCCAAACGATGCGGAGCAACTTCATGCCGCCCTGGAAGCCCTGGGGCCTCTCCACAGTGATGACGATTTCACAGGGCGATTTTGGCCCAGCATCGCTGAACGGCTGACGGTGTCTGCGCCTGCGCTGATGCTGCAACCCGTTGTCTCCCCAGCAACAAAACCAGAGAACGCCTCAGACGACCTCAACTTGCTGGAAGCACTGACCCATGAGGTGCGAACGCCTCTGGCCACGATCCGCACATTGATCCGTTCCTTAGTCCGTCGCAAGGATCTGCCAGACCTGGTGATGAAACGCCTCAAACAAATTGATGTGGAATGCAGTGAACAGATCGATCGATTTGGATTGATTTTTCATGCTGCGGAACTCCAACGTCAGCCCACTGAAGCCAACTTGGCCCACACCGATCTGGAGTCGATTCTGCGCAGCTTGGCGCCGGGTTGGAGCGAGCAACTCAAGCGACGCGAAATCAGCCTGAGCCTGGATTTGGATCGCGGCTTACCCACTGTGATGAGTGACTCCCACCGCTTGGAAGCCATGTTGGGCGGCTTGATTGACCGGAGCAGCCGCGGCCTCCCGGGAGGAAGCGAATTACACCTTGGACTTCAAGCCGCAGGAGCGCGCGTAAAGCTCCAACTCCATGTGGTTCTGCCGGGCAGTGCCACAAGCCCAGCCAATGCTTCTCCGGCCAGGGAGGAGCTGGGCACTGTGTTGAGTTGGGATCCAACGACGGGAAGCCTTCAACTCAGTCAAGACGCCACCCGACAAATGATGGCGAGCCTGGGAGGTCGGTATCAACCCCGTCGAGACCGAGATCTCACCGTATTTTTTCCGGTCCAGAGCGACGCTGATTGA
- the rodA gene encoding rod shape-determining protein RodA, whose amino-acid sequence MFARNPRQKPQREWILWGLPIGMVAIAGLLIASTQRQADYADWYHHWITAGVGVVVAFILERLPLQRLKPFLLPIFGLTVASLVAVRLIGTTALGAQRWISIGGIHVQPSEFAKIAAILLLAAVLSKHPVERPVDVLRPLGVISIPWLLVFIQPDLGTSLVFGALMLTMLYWSGMPIEWVILLLSPLVTALFAGIFPWAMVIWIPLMALLAYRSLPWKRFASTITIAIHGAMAIVTPWLWMHGLKDYQRDRLVLFLDPSQDPLGGGYHLLQSTVGIGSGGLFGAGLLQGQLTKLRFIPEQHTDFIFSALGEETGFIGCLLVVLGFALLMARLLQVARHARSDFESLVVIGIGTMLMFQVVVNIFMTIGLGPVTGIPLPFLSYGRSAMVVNFISLGLCLSVVRESRRSFAGLR is encoded by the coding sequence ATGTTCGCCAGGAATCCCCGCCAAAAACCTCAACGGGAGTGGATTCTTTGGGGGTTACCGATCGGCATGGTCGCCATTGCTGGTCTTCTCATTGCGAGCACTCAGCGCCAAGCGGACTACGCGGATTGGTACCACCACTGGATTACGGCGGGCGTCGGCGTTGTCGTGGCGTTCATCCTCGAGCGCTTACCGCTCCAGCGGCTTAAACCATTTCTCCTTCCAATCTTCGGGCTCACCGTCGCCAGCCTGGTTGCGGTTCGCCTCATTGGCACCACCGCCCTTGGCGCCCAACGCTGGATCAGCATTGGAGGCATTCATGTTCAACCCTCGGAATTCGCCAAAATTGCGGCGATTCTTCTGCTTGCCGCTGTGCTTTCAAAGCATCCAGTGGAACGACCGGTGGATGTCTTACGCCCGCTTGGGGTGATCTCAATTCCGTGGCTACTGGTTTTCATCCAGCCCGATCTCGGCACCTCCCTCGTTTTCGGGGCCCTGATGTTGACGATGCTCTATTGGTCTGGAATGCCCATTGAGTGGGTCATTTTGCTCCTATCCCCGCTCGTAACAGCTCTATTCGCCGGCATTTTTCCGTGGGCGATGGTCATCTGGATCCCATTGATGGCACTGCTGGCCTATCGGTCGTTGCCCTGGAAACGCTTCGCTTCAACCATCACGATCGCGATCCATGGAGCCATGGCCATCGTGACTCCATGGCTATGGATGCATGGTTTAAAGGACTATCAACGCGACAGGCTCGTGCTGTTTCTTGATCCCAGTCAAGATCCCCTAGGTGGTGGATACCACCTCCTGCAAAGCACCGTAGGCATTGGATCTGGAGGCCTATTTGGGGCAGGACTGTTGCAGGGTCAACTCACAAAACTGAGATTCATACCTGAACAACACACCGATTTCATCTTTAGTGCTCTCGGAGAAGAAACCGGCTTTATCGGGTGCCTTCTCGTTGTTCTGGGCTTTGCTTTATTGATGGCACGATTGCTTCAAGTCGCCAGACATGCGCGCAGTGATTTCGAATCTCTCGTGGTAATCGGCATCGGCACGATGCTGATGTTCCAAGTGGTTGTGAACATCTTTATGACCATCGGCCTTGGTCCTGTGACTGGAATTCCCTTGCCATTCCTGAGCTATGGACGCTCAGCGATGGTCGTGAATTTCATTTCCTTGGGACTGTGCCTCTCGGTGGTCCGCGAAAGCCGTCGCTCCTTCGCTGGCCTCCGTTGA
- a CDS encoding helix-turn-helix transcriptional regulator, protein MFLVVFSRRKPSRTCLADIEQYFHQPPPQFLDLELAVCWILECLLKDDSYPSCLLQKLIQAEPQLRLSETVLQQALDFLEQQGSISSYTQRCPSRGRPRRMLHLQASARNEAERLMGPWRTWLDSHRFALN, encoded by the coding sequence GTGTTCCTCGTCGTGTTCTCTCGTCGCAAGCCCTCACGCACCTGCCTCGCAGACATCGAACAGTACTTTCATCAGCCACCACCACAGTTCCTCGATCTGGAACTCGCGGTGTGCTGGATTTTGGAATGCCTTCTCAAGGACGACAGTTACCCCTCCTGTCTCCTGCAGAAGCTGATCCAAGCCGAACCCCAATTACGACTGTCTGAGACTGTGCTTCAACAGGCTTTGGACTTCCTTGAGCAACAAGGATCGATCAGCAGCTACACCCAACGCTGCCCATCAAGGGGCCGCCCACGCCGGATGTTGCACCTACAAGCTTCAGCACGCAACGAAGCCGAACGCCTGATGGGCCCATGGAGAACATGGCTGGATTCCCATCGATTCGCATTGAACTGA
- a CDS encoding cofactor assembly of complex C subunit B: MPSGFQSVLLLTILLAIGLVFFLRAASKDRTTVVDITSPQSPLAVLEGLSNWLEQRGWSRNGGDAERQVLRFQGQVASSQPLAILLSILGTIGSACFGLVLQQLAPQLAWWSLLPLVGLGPLAGVIYSSRAARTETLELRLLDAPAQGGSALRLRAHRDELIAIELELAESLQLASDGSLLTSPI, from the coding sequence ATGCCGTCGGGTTTCCAGTCCGTCCTGCTGCTCACAATCCTCCTAGCCATTGGTCTGGTGTTTTTCTTGCGCGCTGCCAGCAAGGACCGCACAACTGTGGTGGATATCACTTCACCGCAATCTCCACTGGCCGTTCTGGAAGGACTCAGCAACTGGCTGGAACAACGCGGCTGGAGCCGCAATGGCGGCGACGCAGAACGACAGGTTCTTCGCTTTCAAGGACAGGTGGCCTCAAGCCAACCCCTCGCCATTTTGCTGTCCATTCTTGGCACCATCGGCTCAGCCTGCTTCGGATTGGTACTGCAGCAGCTAGCGCCCCAACTGGCCTGGTGGTCGCTTCTACCGCTCGTGGGCCTAGGCCCTCTTGCTGGCGTGATCTACAGCAGCCGCGCTGCGCGCACGGAAACGCTGGAATTGCGCCTACTGGATGCACCAGCCCAGGGAGGAAGCGCCTTGCGGTTGCGAGCGCACCGGGATGAATTAATTGCAATTGAACTCGAACTGGCCGAGTCGCTCCAGCTTGCGAGTGATGGATCCCTGCTGACATCACCCATCTAA
- a CDS encoding lipid-A-disaccharide synthase-related protein: MICNGHGEDLIALRILEAVHRLKPQLPLEVMPLVGQGRAFTAAVKAGWLQRIGPTATLPSGGFSNQSLRGLLRDLGAGLPLLSWGQWQLVQRRAQQGRFLVAVGDLLPLLMAWASGAGFGFIGTPKSDYTWRSGPGRHLSDRYHRLKGSEWDPWEWMLMRSKRCQWVAMRDQLTARGLRRHRVAAQAPGNPMMDGLQRRTIPTALQRCRRVLVLCGSRMPEAQANFDRLLRAINLVNSAVPMAFLVAAGAEPSEDGFQRSLEQLGFRQSLPPSDQLNAESCWVKGPCMLLIGRSCFESWSGWAEVGLATAGTATEQLVGLGIPALSLPGPGPQFKTSFARRQSRLLGGSVQPYSSPIALATALEHLLADADLRRRLGQIGQRRMGASGGSDRLARLILDHLH; encoded by the coding sequence GTGATCTGCAACGGCCATGGAGAAGATCTCATCGCCCTGCGCATCCTGGAGGCGGTCCATCGCCTCAAACCTCAACTTCCATTGGAAGTGATGCCTCTGGTGGGCCAAGGGAGAGCCTTTACAGCAGCGGTGAAGGCAGGTTGGCTGCAACGGATTGGTCCAACAGCAACTCTGCCAAGTGGGGGGTTCAGCAACCAAAGCCTGCGGGGCTTGCTACGAGATCTTGGAGCGGGATTACCGCTCTTGAGCTGGGGTCAATGGCAACTCGTTCAACGACGGGCTCAGCAAGGACGCTTTCTGGTCGCCGTTGGGGATCTTTTACCTCTGCTGATGGCCTGGGCCAGTGGCGCTGGTTTTGGATTCATTGGAACGCCAAAAAGCGATTACACCTGGCGAAGCGGTCCTGGCCGACATCTGAGCGATCGATATCACCGCCTGAAGGGCAGTGAATGGGATCCCTGGGAATGGATGTTGATGCGCTCCAAGCGGTGCCAATGGGTTGCGATGCGTGATCAACTCACAGCCCGAGGACTGCGTCGCCATCGGGTGGCGGCCCAAGCGCCCGGCAATCCAATGATGGATGGCCTCCAACGACGGACGATTCCGACAGCACTTCAGCGGTGCCGAAGAGTGCTTGTGTTGTGTGGAAGCCGAATGCCTGAAGCCCAGGCGAACTTTGATCGTTTGCTGAGGGCGATCAATCTGGTGAATTCAGCGGTGCCGATGGCTTTCCTTGTCGCAGCGGGAGCCGAACCCTCAGAGGACGGGTTTCAAAGAAGCTTGGAACAGCTGGGCTTCAGGCAAAGTTTGCCTCCATCCGATCAACTCAACGCAGAAAGCTGTTGGGTGAAGGGCCCCTGCATGCTGCTCATTGGACGATCCTGTTTTGAAAGCTGGAGCGGCTGGGCTGAAGTGGGCCTTGCCACGGCTGGAACAGCCACGGAACAGCTGGTAGGCCTTGGCATTCCAGCCCTTTCATTACCGGGTCCCGGCCCCCAATTCAAGACAAGCTTTGCGCGCAGGCAAAGTCGATTACTTGGCGGCTCAGTTCAGCCTTATTCATCCCCGATTGCGCTGGCAACGGCCCTCGAACATCTTCTTGCAGACGCAGATTTGCGCAGGAGGCTGGGCCAGATTGGCCAGCGGCGCATGGGAGCATCAGGGGGTAGCGATCGGCTCGCCAGGCTGATCCTTGATCACCTGCACTGA